From Scomber scombrus chromosome 21, fScoSco1.1, whole genome shotgun sequence, one genomic window encodes:
- the aco2 gene encoding aconitate hydratase, mitochondrial, with protein MATYCLTVARLQLALGHGARRLHVSAAYRAKASVSMSRFEPSSFVNYEKLQSNVDIVRKRLNRPLTLSEKIVYGHLDDPHNQDIDRGRTYLRLRPDRVAMQDATAQMAMLQFISSGLPRVAVPSTIHCDHLIEAQTGGVKDLARAKEINEEVYNFLSSAGAKYGVGFWKPGSGIIHQIILENYAYPGVLLIGTDSHTPNGGGLGAVCIGVGGADAVDVMAGIPWELKCPKVIGVKLTGSLSGWTSPKDIILKVAGILTVKGGTGAIVEYTGPGVDSISCTGMATICNMGAEIGATTSVFPYNHRMKTYLEKTGRGQIAALSDQFSDILVPDKGCEYDQVVEINLDELKPHINGPFTPDLAHPVADVGAVAEKNGWPLEVKVGLIGSCTNSSYEDMGRAASVAKQALDKGLKCKAEFTVTPGSEQIRATIERDGYSKILGDVGGVVLANACGPCIGQWDRKDVKKGEKNTIVTSFNRNFTARNDANPATHAFVTSPEIVTAMAIAGTLNFNPETDYLTAANGEKFKLDPPNGDELPSRDFDPGQDTYQHPPADGSSLKVDVSPQSNRLQLLEPFDKWSGKDLEDLQVLIKVKGKCTTDHISAAGPWLKFRGHLDNISNNMLIGAVNSENDGVNKVKNYLTGEYGGVPDVARHYKANSVSWVVVGDDNYGEGSSREHAALEPRHLGGRAIIVKSFARIHETNLKKQGLLPLTFNDPSDYDRIRPDDKISIKGLETFTPGKPLSAVVKHSDGSSDTFQLNHSFNETQIEWFQAGSALNRMKSLH; from the exons ATGGCAACTTACTGTCTCACCGTAGCCCGGCTCCAG CTGGCTCTGGGCCATGGTGCGCGCCGCCTGCATGTATCGGCAGCTTACAGAGCCAAGGCCAGTGTGTCCATGAGCCGCTTTGAGCCCTCTTCCTTCGTCAACTACGAGAAGCTCCAATCCAACGTCGACATTGTGCGAAAAAG GCTCAACCGGCCTCTCACTCTGTCAGAGAAGATCGTGTACGGCCACCTCGATGACCCCCACAACCAGGATATCGATCGCGGTCGCACCTACCTGCGTCTGCGTCCCGACCGCGTGGCCATGCAGGACGCCACCGCCCAGATGGCCATGCTCCAGTTCATCAGCAGCGGCCTGCCAAGGGTGGCCGTACCCTCCACCATCCACTGCGATCATCTGATCGAGGCCCAGACCGGAGGAGTGAAGGATCTGGCCAGGGCGAAG GAAATCAACGAGGAGGTCTACAACTTCCTGTCGAGCGCAGGCGCAAAATACGGAGTTGGCTTCTGGAAACCAGGATCTGGAATCATCCATCAG ATCATCCTGGAGAACTACGCCTACCCTGGAGTCTTGCTTATCGGCACAGATTCCCACACACCAAACGGTGGTGGTCTTGGTGCCGTCTGCATCGGGGTTGGAGGAGCCGACGCTGTAGATGTCATGGCAGGAATCCCCTGGGAACTCAAATGTCCAAAG GTGATTGGTGTGAAGCTGACCGGCAGTCTGTCTGGCTGGACCTCTCCTAAAGATATCATCCTGAAGGTGGCCGGCATCCTGACGGTTAAGGGAGGCACCGGAGCTATTGTAGAGTACACCGGACCTGGAGTCGACTCCATCTCCTGCACTG gaaTGGCCACCATCTGCAACATGGGAGCTGAGATTGGAGCCACAACTTCAGTGTTCCCCTACAACCACCGCATGAAGACCTACCTGGAGAAGACTGGACGTGGAC AGATCGCCGCCCTGTCTGACCAATTCTCAGACATTCTGGTGCCAGACAAGGGCTGCGAGTATGACCAGGTCGTCGAGATCAATCTGGATGAG CTGAAGCCCCATATTAACGGACCGTTCACCCCTGACCTGGCTCACCCAGTGGCTGACGTCGGCGCTGTAGCTGAGAAGAACGGTTGGCCCCTGGAGGTTAAAGTTG GTCTGATCGGCAGCTGCACCAACTCCAGCTACGAGGACATGGGCCGTGCCGCCTCCGTGGCCAAGCAGGCTTTGGATAAAGGTCTGAAGTGCAAAGCTGAGTTCACCGTCACCCCCGGCTCCGAGCAGATCCGTGCCACCATCGAAAGAGATGGATAC TCAAAGATTCTGGGCGATGTTGGTGGTGTGGTCCTGGCTAACGCATGCGGACCCTGCATTGGACAGTGGGACAG GAAAGACGTGAAGAAGGGAGAGAAGAACACAATCGTCACCTCATTCAACAGGAACTTCACCGCCAGGAACGACGCTAACCCCGCAACACACGCCTTCGTCACTTCCCCCGAG ATTGTCACCGCCATGGCCATCGCCGGCACGCTAAACTTCAACCCGGAGACAGACTACCTTACAGCCGCCAACGGCGAGAAATTCAAGCTGGACCCCCCCAACGGAGATGAGCTGCCCTCAAGGGACTTCGACCCAGGCCAGGACACCTACCAGCACCCTCCGGCCGACGGCTCCAGCCTGAAGGTGGACGTCAGCCCTCAGAGCAAcaggctgcagctgctggagccTTTTGACAAATGGAGTGGAAAGGACTTGGAAGACTTGCAGGTTCTCATCAAG GTGAAAGGCAAATGCACCACAGATCACATCAGCGCCGCCGGGCCTTGGCTGAAGTTCCGCGGTCACCTGGACAACATCTCCAACAACATGCTGATCGGTGCCGTCAACAGCGAGAACGACGGCGTGAACAAGGTGAAGAACTACCTGACAGGAGAGTACGGAGGTGTGCCTGATGTGGCCCGGCACTACAAG GCTAACAGCGTCTCATGGGTCGTGGTTGGAGACGACAATTACGGCGAGGGCTCCAGCAGAGAGCATGCGGCGTTGGAGCCCAGGCATCTGGGGGGCAGAGCCATCATTGTGAAGAGCTTCGCCAGAATCCACG AAACTAACCTGAAGAAGCAGGGTCTGCTGCCCCTGACATTCAACGACCCCTCAGACTACGATAGGATCCGCCCCGATGACAAGATCTCCATCAAAGGACTCGAAACCTTCACTCCGGGAAAG cCTCTGAGCGCAGTCGTGAAGCACAGTGACGGCAGCTCCGACACCTTTCAGCTCAACCACAGCTTCAACGAGACACAGATCGAATGGTTCCAGGCAGGCTCCGCCCTCAACAGGATGAAGTCGCTGCATTAA